In Bradysia coprophila strain Holo2 unplaced genomic scaffold, BU_Bcop_v1 contig_192, whole genome shotgun sequence, a single genomic region encodes these proteins:
- the LOC119075139 gene encoding LOW QUALITY PROTEIN: mitochondrial inner membrane protease subunit 2-like (The sequence of the model RefSeq protein was modified relative to this genomic sequence to represent the inferred CDS: inserted 1 base in 1 codon; substituted 1 base at 1 genomic stop codon), with translation MKISYFIKTVALSIPIGITFVDCVGYIARVEGVSMQPALNPDAEICDYVFLSKWAVRNYTVERGDIVSLISPKDPEQKIIKRIVALEGDVVSTIGYKKPYVKIPDGFCWVEGDHTGNSLDSNTFXPVSAGLMTARATYIVWPPNRWQKILSHLPNQRKRFRXARHTTINYYKGVNKL, from the exons ATGAAAATATCCTACTTTATAAAGACTGTAGCTTTATCAATACCAATTGGCATTACATTCGTAGACTGTGTGGGTTACATTGCTCGTGTTGAAG GTGTGTCTATGCAACCGGCATTAAATCCAGACGCTGAAATATGTGATTATGTATTCTTATCGAAATGGGCGGTCCGAAACTACACCGTAGAACGTGGAGATATTGTGTCGCTGATTTCACCAAAGGATCcggaacaaaaaataattaagagAATCGTTGCACTAGAGGGTGATGTGGTTTCAACAATTGGTTATAAGAAACCCTACGTTAAAATTCCAGATGGGTTTTGTTGGGTTGAAGGTGATCATACAG GAAACTCTTTAGACAGTAACACAT GACCAGTGTCGGCGGGTCTAATGACAGCACGAGCTACGTACATTGTTTGGCCGCCAAACCGCTGGcagaaaattttaagtcaTTTACCAAATCAAAGAAAACGATTTCGTTAGGCAAGACATACAACCATCAATTACTACAAAGGTGTAAATAAGTTATAG